In Blastopirellula sp. J2-11, a single genomic region encodes these proteins:
- a CDS encoding carboxypeptidase-like regulatory domain-containing protein, translated as MSRSNLQYVLLASLLALCISGCFSDSGMEQVQGTVTFSDGTPVPGGTIVFAAVEGNSSSIGYLQKDGTYQLGTFGESDGAPQGKYKVTITGSSGYGGASPVAGKYGAIGQSPLAAEIKNGSNTIDFQIDRAK; from the coding sequence ATGTCTCGATCCAATTTACAATATGTTCTGCTGGCTTCGCTGCTTGCGCTCTGCATCAGCGGATGCTTTAGCGATAGCGGAATGGAGCAAGTCCAAGGAACCGTTACTTTTAGCGACGGCACGCCTGTTCCCGGCGGTACGATCGTCTTCGCCGCCGTCGAGGGCAACTCCAGCTCGATTGGCTATTTGCAAAAAGATGGAACTTACCAGTTGGGAACGTTCGGTGAGTCGGATGGCGCACCGCAAGGCAAATACAAAGTGACGATTACCGGCAGCTCAGGCTATGGAGGCGCCTCGCCGGTAGCTGGCAAGTACGGCGCCATCGGCCAATCGCCGCTCGCAGCTGAAATAAAGAATGGCTCGAACACGATCGACTTCCAGATCGATCGAGCGAAGTAA
- the dxs gene encoding 1-deoxy-D-xylulose-5-phosphate synthase codes for MHQILSKIESPADLSNLSNEQLEQLSAEIRDVLCSLVATRTAHFASNLGVVELSIALHRTFDFSRDRLIWDTGHQIYPHKLLTGRYDEFGTIRTTGGLMGYPNPAESDYDLFVTGHAGSSVSTMLGLRSGDDLQGEKDRHAVAVIGDGAFPSGIVFEALNNAGGMNANLLVVLNDNKMSICPRVGGVADYFDRLRMNPFYTGVKSEVLKILNHVPLLGDPTERLLAQCKEAVKAGLHGGMLFEELGFSYIGPIDGHNIGLLRKYMEMVKTLPGPVLLHVVTEKGHGYQPAAADPVFFHTPPAFIDDNGKAVPKKSGGPKAYTNYARDAIAEQMRKCDKVTVMTAAMCQGTKMEPVRDEFPHRFFDTGICESHAVAFAAGQAKTGLRPIVNIYSTFLQRSFDQIFQEVALQDLPVVFTMDRAGLTAADGPTHHGSYDIGYMRLFPNMIVMAPGDAEEVGEMLNFALLQDHPSAIRYPKANAETVERDRTPMELGKAEVLSTGADGTVICYGAQLADAQRGVETLKSEGLDVGLINARFCKPIDRETIVGAVKTSPFVVTVEEGALMTGFGSAVLEACTDEGVDASRVKRLGIPDTFIDHGEREERLAEIGLTAEGIAQTCREMAAKTSALHGDDSISAGL; via the coding sequence ATGCACCAGATCCTTTCAAAAATCGAATCTCCCGCTGATCTCAGCAATCTCTCCAACGAACAATTGGAGCAGCTTTCCGCCGAGATTCGGGACGTGCTCTGCAGTTTAGTGGCCACCCGCACGGCCCACTTTGCGTCAAACCTGGGGGTGGTCGAGCTGTCGATCGCGCTTCATCGCACGTTTGACTTCAGCCGCGATCGGTTGATCTGGGACACCGGACATCAGATTTACCCGCACAAGTTGCTGACCGGCCGCTATGACGAGTTCGGCACGATCCGGACCACCGGCGGCTTGATGGGTTATCCCAACCCGGCCGAAAGCGACTACGACCTGTTTGTGACCGGCCACGCCGGATCGAGCGTCTCGACGATGCTAGGTCTGCGCAGCGGCGACGATTTGCAAGGCGAGAAAGATCGTCACGCCGTCGCAGTGATCGGCGACGGCGCATTCCCCTCGGGCATCGTCTTTGAAGCGCTGAACAACGCCGGCGGCATGAACGCCAACTTGCTGGTGGTTTTGAATGACAACAAGATGTCGATCTGCCCGCGGGTTGGCGGCGTGGCCGACTACTTTGACCGGCTGCGGATGAATCCGTTCTATACCGGCGTCAAAAGCGAAGTTCTTAAGATCCTGAATCATGTTCCGCTGTTGGGCGATCCGACCGAACGTTTGTTGGCCCAATGCAAAGAAGCGGTCAAAGCCGGACTGCACGGCGGCATGTTGTTTGAGGAACTCGGCTTCAGCTACATCGGCCCGATCGATGGTCACAACATCGGCCTGCTGCGCAAGTACATGGAGATGGTCAAAACCTTGCCGGGGCCGGTGCTATTGCACGTGGTGACCGAAAAGGGACACGGCTACCAACCGGCCGCCGCCGATCCGGTCTTCTTCCACACGCCGCCGGCGTTCATTGATGACAACGGCAAGGCGGTGCCGAAGAAGTCGGGCGGCCCGAAAGCGTACACCAACTACGCACGCGACGCGATTGCAGAGCAGATGCGCAAGTGCGACAAGGTGACCGTCATGACCGCGGCGATGTGCCAAGGAACGAAGATGGAGCCGGTTCGCGACGAGTTCCCGCATCGCTTTTTTGATACCGGCATTTGCGAATCGCACGCCGTTGCGTTCGCCGCCGGACAAGCGAAGACCGGGCTGCGTCCGATCGTTAACATTTACAGCACCTTCCTGCAGCGCAGTTTCGATCAGATCTTCCAAGAGGTCGCGCTGCAAGACTTACCGGTTGTTTTTACGATGGACCGCGCCGGTCTGACGGCGGCTGATGGTCCGACGCATCATGGCTCATACGACATCGGCTACATGCGGTTGTTCCCCAATATGATCGTCATGGCGCCAGGCGACGCCGAAGAGGTGGGCGAGATGCTCAACTTCGCACTGCTGCAAGATCATCCGTCGGCGATCCGCTATCCGAAAGCCAACGCCGAAACGGTCGAGCGCGATCGCACGCCGATGGAACTGGGCAAAGCCGAAGTGCTCTCGACCGGCGCCGATGGTACGGTCATTTGTTACGGCGCCCAACTGGCCGACGCCCAGCGCGGCGTCGAAACGCTCAAGAGCGAAGGCCTGGACGTCGGGCTGATCAACGCTCGCTTCTGCAAGCCGATTGATCGCGAGACGATTGTCGGCGCCGTGAAGACGTCGCCGTTTGTGGTGACCGTCGAAGAAGGCGCATTGATGACCGGCTTTGGCAGCGCCGTGTTGGAAGCGTGCACGGACGAAGGAGTCGACGCAAGCCGCGTCAAACGACTCGGCATCCCTGACACGTTCATCGATCACGGCGAACGCGAAGAACGTTTGGCCGAGATCGGTTTAACCGCCGAAGGGATCGCGCAAACTTGCCGCGAGATGGCGGCCAAGACGAGCGCCTTGCACGGCGATGATTCAATTTCTGCGGGGCTGTAG
- a CDS encoding DUF6263 family protein, with the protein MTRNGFFGLVLTATLATVATADEKYDLKYKYAEGDVLRSKVTHLVNVQTKIQGNQQTAQSRTASTKNWKVEKIDDDGNITLVHSIEDLNMWNKVTDRPEQVYDSSAEEPPSPIFERAAKSVGVPLSRFTISKNGLLVEREELQESATAPFNQVTVVLPEEPVEIGAKWDSPTDVQIRTSKQQLKKVKTRQLFTLETVSNGVATIDMKTQILTPIENPEIKVELIQQLANGKIKFDIDKGRIIRQDLEMDETVIGFQGEASMMKFLGRMQEELLTEPVRTAGVPTPAKPKHEKSVLE; encoded by the coding sequence ATGACGCGAAATGGATTTTTCGGTCTGGTTCTTACTGCAACTTTGGCGACGGTCGCAACCGCCGACGAAAAGTACGACCTGAAGTACAAATATGCCGAAGGAGACGTTCTGCGCAGCAAGGTGACTCACCTGGTGAATGTGCAGACCAAGATTCAAGGTAATCAGCAAACCGCCCAGTCGCGGACCGCTTCGACCAAAAACTGGAAGGTCGAAAAGATCGACGACGACGGCAACATCACGCTGGTCCACTCGATCGAAGATCTGAACATGTGGAACAAGGTGACCGATCGACCGGAGCAGGTCTACGACAGCAGTGCGGAAGAACCCCCTTCCCCGATCTTTGAGCGAGCCGCCAAATCGGTCGGCGTGCCGCTCTCGCGATTTACGATCAGCAAGAACGGCCTGTTGGTCGAACGGGAAGAACTGCAAGAGAGCGCCACGGCCCCGTTCAATCAGGTGACCGTCGTGTTGCCGGAAGAGCCGGTCGAAATCGGCGCCAAATGGGATTCGCCGACCGACGTGCAAATTCGGACCTCGAAGCAACAGTTGAAGAAGGTGAAGACGCGGCAGCTGTTCACCCTTGAGACGGTTTCCAACGGCGTTGCGACGATCGACATGAAGACGCAGATCTTGACCCCGATCGAAAACCCGGAAATCAAGGTCGAGCTGATTCAGCAGTTGGCCAACGGCAAGATCAAGTTTGACATCGACAAGGGACGCATCATTCGCCAAGACCTGGAAATGGACGAAACCGTCATCGGCTTCCAAGGCGAAGCGAGCATGATGAAGTTCCTGGGCCGCATGCAGGAAGAACTGCTGACCGAACCGGTCCGCACCGCCGGCGTGCCGACCCCGGCGAAACCGAAGCATGAGAAATCGGTCTTGGAATAG
- a CDS encoding polyprenyl synthetase family protein encodes MMSASLATLHEYSATLRDEVDQALDRYCGFGDGCPERLEAAIRYSLLAPGKRLRPLLTLMAAETCGSNRVKAMPAACAVEMIHAYSLIHDDLPAMDDDDLRRGRPTCHKAFDEATAILAGDALLARALEIVADGYQDPVVAARSCRELAKAAGATALVGGQADDLNEQFGSGDVEMLKAIHRRKTGAMICVSLRLGAIAAGAGDQQVAQLNLYGEQIGLAFQIVDDLLDYAGDEAALGKRVGKDAQRGKLTYPGLIGVEESRRQAESLIAGAKQSLVDFGERANHLEALAQYILERNH; translated from the coding sequence ATGATGTCTGCCTCGCTCGCTACGCTGCACGAATACTCGGCCACCTTGCGAGATGAGGTCGATCAGGCTCTTGACCGCTACTGCGGCTTTGGCGACGGTTGCCCCGAGCGGCTGGAAGCGGCGATACGCTATAGCCTTCTAGCGCCCGGCAAGCGATTACGGCCTTTGCTAACGTTAATGGCCGCCGAGACTTGCGGTTCTAATAGAGTCAAGGCGATGCCGGCCGCTTGTGCGGTGGAAATGATCCATGCATATTCGCTGATCCATGACGATCTGCCGGCGATGGACGACGATGATTTGCGTCGCGGTCGGCCGACTTGTCACAAGGCGTTTGACGAAGCGACCGCGATTTTGGCGGGAGACGCGCTGTTGGCGAGAGCCTTGGAGATTGTCGCAGATGGTTACCAAGACCCTGTCGTCGCGGCTCGATCATGCCGAGAATTGGCGAAAGCGGCCGGAGCGACAGCCCTGGTGGGTGGTCAGGCGGACGATTTAAACGAACAATTTGGAAGCGGTGACGTGGAGATGTTGAAAGCGATCCACCGCCGGAAGACGGGCGCGATGATTTGCGTCTCGCTCCGGTTGGGCGCGATCGCCGCCGGAGCGGGTGACCAGCAAGTCGCCCAATTAAACTTGTATGGAGAGCAAATCGGTCTGGCTTTTCAGATTGTGGATGATTTGCTCGACTATGCAGGAGACGAAGCGGCGCTCGGCAAACGCGTTGGCAAAGACGCCCAGCGCGGAAAGTTGACCTACCCCGGACTGATCGGCGTCGAAGAAAGTCGCCGCCAGGCCGAATCGCTGATTGCAGGAGCCAAACAATCGCTGGTCGATTTTGGCGAGCGGGCCAACCACTTGGAAGCGTTGGCGCAATACATCTTGGAAAGGAACCACTAA
- the xseB gene encoding exodeoxyribonuclease VII small subunit, which yields MAKKKTSSEAAEAPAFEEELATLETLVRRLESGEAGLEESLKLYEQGVGKLKSCYGLLQRAERKIEVLSGFNADGEPVTADFDEGETTLAEKAESRTKRRGGKARTDEGDEIDEGPRLF from the coding sequence ATGGCGAAAAAGAAGACGAGCAGCGAAGCGGCCGAGGCGCCTGCTTTTGAAGAAGAGTTGGCGACGCTGGAAACGCTGGTTCGCCGGCTGGAGTCAGGCGAAGCGGGGCTGGAAGAGTCGCTAAAGCTGTACGAACAGGGAGTCGGCAAGCTGAAATCCTGCTACGGCTTGCTTCAACGGGCCGAACGCAAAATCGAGGTCCTCTCTGGGTTCAATGCCGACGGAGAGCCCGTGACCGCAGATTTTGACGAAGGGGAGACGACTTTGGCCGAAAAAGCGGAGTCGCGGACCAAGCGTCGCGGCGGCAAGGCCCGCACCGATGAGGGAGACGAGATAGACGAAGGGCCAAGACTTTTTTAA
- a CDS encoding RDD family protein — protein MADFDQDENPFASPQITEPMTVVSQTPKAVHHDELPSRWLRLGAALIDSIILLVICMPAAIVMILILGSLGDANAWLIQILSSIIGFVIGVMGHLLVNGYLLAYYGQTVGKYACGIKIVRYEDQELTTLGHLMLLRYMPMTLLGQIPYIGIVFTLVDVLMIFNAEKRCMHDYIAGTIVVKA, from the coding sequence ATGGCCGACTTCGATCAAGACGAAAATCCCTTTGCGTCGCCGCAGATCACCGAGCCGATGACCGTCGTCTCGCAGACGCCGAAAGCGGTCCACCATGACGAACTGCCGTCGCGTTGGCTCCGGCTTGGCGCAGCGCTGATCGACTCGATCATCCTGCTAGTTATTTGCATGCCTGCCGCGATCGTCATGATCTTGATCCTTGGCAGCTTAGGAGACGCGAATGCGTGGTTGATTCAGATCCTCAGCAGCATTATCGGCTTTGTGATCGGCGTGATGGGGCATTTGCTGGTGAACGGATATTTGCTCGCTTATTATGGGCAAACGGTCGGCAAGTATGCCTGCGGAATCAAGATTGTTCGCTACGAAGATCAAGAGCTGACGACGCTCGGCCATCTGATGTTGCTGCGTTATATGCCGATGACGCTGCTCGGACAGATCCCCTACATCGGCATCGTCTTCACGCTGGTGGACGTACTGATGATCTTTAACGCCGAGAAACGCTGCATGCACGATTACATCGCGGGGACGATTGTGGTGAAAGCGTAG
- a CDS encoding NAD(+)/NADH kinase: MLIGAGDREHVREEAVRLQQIIPQYAELVHVDLDWKSELSEIDADFAIVLGGDGSLLAAARSMGHRQVPVAGVNMGKLGFLAEFSPEEMCAELPNICCGKCSVIEHMMFRCRVFEGEDLIGEAIGLNEAAILGGPPFQIQTIDLYVDSKLATTYNCDGLIVSTPVGSTAHNLSAGGPILRADLHAFVVSPISPHTLTVRPVVDTAERTYEIRVTGAEANLSVVVDGRVLARLTPELRVVVDRAEQRFKRIAIASHNYYRTLREKLGWGGRIDNGR, from the coding sequence ATGCTGATCGGCGCCGGCGATCGAGAGCACGTGCGCGAAGAAGCGGTCCGACTGCAGCAGATCATTCCGCAGTACGCCGAGCTGGTGCATGTCGATCTCGACTGGAAGTCCGAACTCTCGGAGATTGACGCCGATTTCGCGATCGTGCTCGGCGGTGACGGCTCGCTGTTGGCGGCGGCGCGCAGTATGGGGCATCGTCAAGTGCCGGTGGCGGGCGTGAATATGGGCAAACTTGGGTTTCTGGCGGAATTTTCGCCCGAAGAGATGTGCGCCGAGTTGCCCAACATCTGCTGCGGCAAATGCTCGGTGATCGAGCATATGATGTTCCGCTGCCGCGTTTTTGAGGGAGAAGACCTGATCGGCGAGGCGATCGGGCTGAACGAGGCGGCGATTCTCGGGGGGCCGCCGTTTCAGATCCAAACGATCGATCTTTACGTTGACTCAAAATTGGCGACCACCTATAACTGCGACGGTTTGATCGTCAGCACCCCGGTTGGGTCGACCGCCCATAACCTGTCGGCAGGTGGGCCGATCTTGCGAGCCGACTTGCATGCGTTTGTCGTTTCGCCGATTAGTCCCCATACGTTGACGGTCCGTCCGGTGGTCGATACGGCCGAGCGAACCTACGAGATTCGCGTGACCGGCGCCGAAGCGAACCTGTCGGTCGTCGTCGACGGCCGTGTACTGGCGCGGCTTACTCCTGAACTGCGAGTCGTGGTCGATCGAGCCGAACAGCGATTTAAACGAATCGCGATTGCAAGTCATAATTACTATCGAACCCTCCGCGAGAAATTAGGTTGGGGAGGGAGAATCGATAACGGCCGCTAG
- a CDS encoding class I SAM-dependent methyltransferase translates to MSAESAEIEDLHWLVREEAAEILATFPKPELSLPQLSQLRRELGAERATLIAEQLELRQRGQTKFSRADEMFFTRVGLEQATDEVLARYKAKRFAAGIQIADLCCGVGGDLLALAAGRTATGVDHSPQLALLAQANCAAYGQRITTESADAAAVDLATYDAWHGDPDRRATDRRTTQLDSFSPSTEQLVGMLQQNPNAAIKLAPATHAPEAWLAAAELEWISSRRECRQLVAWFGDLTPQPGSRRATHVDRDGVAHSFVASGETALQVAAEVGAYVMEPGPALLAAELVDHFAIEHQLGRLLPRSVYLTGDAPLATSLVAQFRVRELLPIDRKSLTKKLREQGIGRVELKVRGLDIRPESFLKKLKLAGDSVATIILTPTASGNRAILCDRV, encoded by the coding sequence ATGTCCGCCGAATCTGCTGAAATCGAGGATCTTCACTGGCTCGTCCGTGAAGAGGCGGCCGAAATCCTCGCGACGTTCCCCAAGCCGGAACTCTCGCTGCCGCAGTTGTCGCAACTTCGCCGCGAGCTTGGCGCCGAACGCGCCACGCTGATCGCCGAACAGCTTGAGCTGCGCCAGCGCGGCCAAACGAAGTTCTCCCGAGCCGACGAGATGTTTTTCACGCGCGTCGGGCTCGAACAAGCGACTGACGAAGTTCTCGCGCGGTACAAAGCCAAGCGTTTTGCCGCAGGCATTCAAATCGCCGATCTGTGCTGCGGCGTTGGCGGCGATCTGTTGGCCCTGGCCGCGGGCCGCACAGCAACCGGCGTCGATCATTCGCCGCAGTTAGCCTTGTTGGCGCAAGCCAACTGCGCCGCGTATGGTCAGCGGATCACCACCGAGAGCGCCGATGCGGCCGCAGTAGATCTGGCGACCTATGACGCTTGGCACGGTGATCCCGATCGCCGAGCGACCGACCGACGGACCACGCAATTGGATTCGTTTTCTCCCTCGACCGAACAACTGGTCGGAATGCTGCAGCAGAACCCGAACGCGGCGATCAAGTTGGCGCCGGCGACGCATGCGCCCGAGGCCTGGCTTGCTGCGGCCGAACTCGAATGGATCAGCAGTCGTCGCGAGTGCCGGCAGTTGGTCGCCTGGTTTGGCGACTTGACTCCGCAGCCAGGCTCACGCCGCGCTACGCATGTTGATCGCGACGGCGTCGCGCACAGCTTTGTCGCATCAGGCGAAACAGCGTTGCAAGTTGCGGCGGAGGTCGGCGCGTATGTGATGGAGCCTGGCCCGGCGCTGTTGGCGGCGGAACTGGTCGACCATTTCGCAATCGAGCACCAACTGGGACGCCTCTTACCGCGCAGCGTTTATTTGACCGGAGACGCGCCGCTGGCGACTTCGCTCGTCGCGCAGTTCCGCGTCCGCGAGTTGTTGCCGATCGATCGCAAATCGCTCACCAAAAAGCTGCGAGAGCAGGGGATTGGCCGCGTCGAATTGAAAGTCCGCGGGCTCGACATTCGCCCCGAATCGTTTCTGAAAAAGCTAAAACTAGCAGGCGACAGTGTGGCGACCATCATTCTGACGCCGACCGCCAGCGGCAATCGGGCCATTCTTTGCGACCGAGTTTGA
- a CDS encoding DUF6690 family protein, whose product MIRRNLTYAAIMAACFGGPYSFYNPEARKTVESIWTQASGYLPSGEQGGTAEKPVASIEAPASHEIPPEQPNPFMTPSLTGSDALNAPVAGPPVQDFMEVFNFNADSRWVATRWPRVSTALADLNLEGLRAPLVTGSQYDDLAGSITYYFDRDGHVQRITFHGTTGDERRLVEMLTRHFGFKHEPTLDAGLYLVKWNGDPTSVLMLRNATVINASQPHTRLNVALEINRPSRYYGLSPQMTETVEEAKNSQRWGKP is encoded by the coding sequence ATGATCCGCCGCAATTTGACTTACGCCGCGATTATGGCCGCGTGCTTCGGCGGCCCCTATTCGTTTTACAATCCCGAAGCCCGTAAAACGGTCGAGTCGATCTGGACGCAAGCGAGCGGCTATCTCCCGTCGGGCGAACAAGGGGGAACCGCCGAGAAGCCGGTCGCGTCGATCGAAGCTCCGGCGTCGCACGAAATACCGCCCGAGCAGCCGAACCCATTCATGACGCCGTCGCTGACCGGCAGCGATGCGCTGAACGCGCCAGTCGCCGGCCCGCCGGTGCAAGACTTTATGGAAGTCTTCAACTTCAACGCGGACTCGCGTTGGGTAGCGACGCGTTGGCCCCGGGTTTCCACCGCGCTGGCCGATTTGAATTTGGAAGGGCTTCGCGCGCCGTTGGTGACCGGATCGCAGTACGATGACTTGGCCGGCTCGATCACCTATTACTTTGATCGAGATGGACATGTGCAGCGAATTACGTTTCATGGAACGACCGGCGATGAGCGTCGTTTGGTCGAGATGCTGACCCGGCACTTTGGCTTTAAGCACGAACCAACGCTCGACGCCGGGCTTTACCTGGTGAAATGGAACGGTGATCCGACCAGCGTTTTGATGCTGCGTAACGCGACCGTCATCAACGCGTCGCAGCCGCATACGCGTTTGAATGTGGCGCTCGAGATCAATCGCCCGTCACGCTACTATGGACTGAGCCCGCAGATGACCGAAACGGTCGAAGAGGCGAAGAACTCGCAGCGTTGGGGGAAACCGTAG
- a CDS encoding PDZ domain-containing protein — protein MRTLILTLAALLAIPSFGHAQTALDQLQNLIRPPGDPAPTPAPANPGYLGATLDNLPDNAPGSGIIVLKVNPGGPAEQAGLEAGDRVVSLETVAVTSLDQFARLMRNQVPGSRIKITVERNGEPQAILVTLGKRPAAPEMLPPPASSNPPATGNNNNPLDPLGLEENSNPLPPPANPRPAQRGKLGVRVVPVTDQYREATGTAVRRGAVVESVSPGGAAAFAGIPVGSVIVALNNRRVNEPQDLLSILSTMPADRDVPINYYVGNRMLQSNVRLDGQPPTLVNETPNSPQVGPFSNRPAMQMLNRALSELGANPIPSVQDQTENVQLRNRVAELEAEVARLQRLVNQLQTENNGL, from the coding sequence ATGCGAACCCTCATTTTGACCTTAGCGGCCCTGTTGGCGATTCCCAGCTTCGGGCACGCCCAAACGGCCTTGGACCAACTCCAAAATCTGATTCGCCCCCCGGGCGATCCGGCGCCAACTCCGGCGCCCGCCAATCCTGGTTACCTGGGCGCGACGCTCGATAATCTTCCTGACAACGCCCCAGGCTCCGGCATCATCGTCTTGAAAGTCAATCCAGGCGGTCCAGCTGAACAAGCCGGCCTGGAAGCCGGCGATCGCGTCGTTTCGCTCGAAACCGTGGCGGTCACAAGTCTCGATCAGTTCGCGCGCTTGATGCGCAATCAGGTTCCCGGCTCGCGAATCAAGATCACGGTCGAGCGAAACGGAGAGCCGCAGGCGATCCTGGTCACGCTGGGCAAACGCCCCGCCGCTCCAGAAATGTTGCCGCCCCCGGCCAGCAGCAATCCTCCCGCGACCGGCAACAACAACAATCCGCTTGATCCGCTCGGCCTAGAAGAGAACAGCAACCCGCTTCCGCCTCCGGCGAACCCGCGACCGGCCCAGCGCGGCAAATTGGGGGTGCGGGTCGTTCCGGTGACTGATCAGTATCGAGAAGCGACCGGCACGGCGGTTCGACGAGGAGCCGTGGTCGAAAGCGTATCGCCTGGCGGCGCCGCGGCGTTCGCCGGAATTCCGGTCGGTTCGGTCATTGTGGCGCTCAACAATCGCCGCGTGAATGAGCCGCAAGATCTACTTTCGATCTTGTCGACGATGCCCGCCGATCGTGATGTGCCGATCAACTACTACGTCGGCAATCGGATGCTGCAATCAAACGTTCGCCTGGACGGTCAGCCGCCGACCCTGGTCAATGAGACCCCCAATTCGCCGCAGGTTGGCCCATTCTCCAATCGACCAGCGATGCAGATGCTGAACCGAGCGCTGTCGGAATTGGGCGCGAACCCGATTCCGTCGGTTCAAGATCAAACCGAAAACGTTCAACTGCGCAACCGCGTCGCTGAGCTGGAAGCGGAAGTCGCGCGACTGCAACGACTGGTCAATCAACTACAAACCGAAAACAACGGGCTCTAA
- a CDS encoding DUF1559 domain-containing protein — translation MKLRAHHRSGFTLVELLVVIAIIGVLIALLLPAVQQAREAARRMQCSNHLKQLGLTIHNFHDTFGYLPPAALGNEYASFYPLIMPYMEQQNIVEQIDLTQKMTTGDNYTFINSDAAAVPGLLCPSRRSGTSISVLGAATDYAITGNRESSDDCDRLDGDNATPSLHYSALILAKGGAEDGSGRFVGWRSQTSFASITDGLSNTSILGEKYVPVSRINAHANAGDGTLYYWHIDDWKTWMIIRNSKFPMMRGPDITDDNTDYRKSFGSLHPGISQMLMGDGSVKNVAVNVNPEFTLLMADRRDGRVNNYDQ, via the coding sequence ATGAAACTTCGTGCTCATCACCGGTCGGGCTTTACCCTGGTCGAACTGTTGGTCGTGATCGCTATTATCGGCGTCTTGATCGCCTTGTTGTTGCCGGCGGTGCAACAAGCGCGAGAAGCGGCTCGGCGGATGCAATGCAGCAACCATCTGAAGCAGTTGGGTCTGACGATCCACAACTTTCATGACACGTTCGGCTATCTGCCGCCAGCTGCGTTGGGCAATGAGTACGCCAGTTTTTATCCACTGATCATGCCGTACATGGAACAGCAGAACATCGTCGAGCAGATCGATTTGACGCAAAAGATGACGACCGGTGACAACTACACGTTTATCAACTCCGACGCGGCCGCGGTCCCCGGGCTGCTGTGCCCCAGCCGCCGCAGCGGAACGTCGATTTCGGTGCTGGGCGCCGCGACCGACTATGCGATTACCGGTAACCGAGAAAGCAGCGATGATTGTGATCGTCTCGATGGAGACAATGCGACGCCTAGCTTGCACTACAGCGCGTTGATTTTGGCCAAGGGGGGAGCCGAGGACGGCAGCGGGCGTTTTGTCGGCTGGAGATCGCAAACGTCGTTCGCAAGCATCACCGACGGTTTGTCGAACACGTCGATTCTGGGTGAGAAGTATGTGCCGGTCAGCCGGATCAACGCCCACGCCAACGCCGGCGACGGGACGTTGTACTACTGGCACATCGACGACTGGAAAACTTGGATGATCATTCGCAACTCGAAGTTCCCCATGATGCGTGGTCCCGATATTACCGATGATAATACCGATTATCGTAAGAGCTTTGGCAGTCTTCACCCCGGCATCAGCCAGATGCTAATGGGGGACGGCAGCGTCAAGAATGTGGCCGTGAACGTTAACCCAGAGTTTACTTTGCTGATGGCTGACCGCCGCGATGGTCGCGTGAACAACTACGACCAATAA